The genomic window CGCAGGCGTCATCCAGCACCGCGCCCGGTAACTAAATCCGGCTGAGCAGGGTGAGCGGGTCTTCCAGGAGTCCAGCGGTGGTCGCGAGGAAGCGCGCGGCCAGTTCGCCGTCGATCATGCGGTGGTCGAAGCTGACGCCGAGCGTGGTCACCCAGCGGACGGCGAGCTCGTCGCGGAAGACCCAGGGCCGCTTGCGAATCGAACCGAGGCACAGGATCGCGGCCTCGCCGGGATTGACCAGCGGCACCCCGGTGTCGACGCCGAAGACGCCGACGTTCGTGATGGTGAAGGTGCCGCCGCGCAGGTCGGCCGGGGTCGCCGAGCCGGAGCGCGCGGTCTCGGCCAGCCAGCCGATCTCGCGGCACAGATCGCGCAGGCTCAGCGATTGCGCCTCTTTGAGATTGGGCACGAGCAGGCCGCGATCAGTGGCCACCGCGATGCCCAGATTCACGTAGTGCTTGGTGACGATCTGCTGATTCGCCTCGTCCCAATAGGCGTTGACGCCCGGGAATTCCGCGATGGCGGCCAGCGTCGCCTTGGCGACCAGCGCCAGCGGCGTGAGCGTCAGTCCCGCGAAGGATTTGGTGGTGCGCAGGTGGTCGAGCAGTTCCATCGACGCGGTGCAGTCGATCGTGACGAAGGCGCTGGCCTGCGGAATCGTCCGCGCGCTCGCCACCATGGCCGCCGCGGTCCGCTTGCGGATACCGGTGATCGGCGCCCGCTCCTCGCGCACCGCGGGACGGATCACGCCGGCGTTCGGCTCGGTGACCGTCTGCGCGGGGCGGTTCGCGGTCGCTATGTCGGTTGTGGGCGTGGCGGTTCGGGGCTGCGAGACGGGCACGGCGCCGCGGACGTCGTCGACCGTCACCGCTCCGTTCGGTCCGGAGCCGGCGACGAACCACAGGTCGATGCCGAGTTCCTTGGCCAGTTTGCGCGCGGCGGGCGTGGCCGCGGCGCGTCCCTCCGGTGCGGGCCTGCGCCGCCGCGACTCGACTTCGCCTTCCGGTCCGTAACCGACGAGCACCGACGTGCGGCCGTTGCCGTCGGCGGTGTCCGGTGGCGGAACGGCCGCGCCCGCGTCGGCTCCGGTGGACGACGGGACCGGCGCTCCGGTCGTGGCGGACTCCCGAGCGGTGGAAGGCGACGACTCGACCCGCACCCGGATCAGCGGCGCGCCCACCGCGACCGTCTCCCCCGGCTCGGCGAGCAACTCCTCGACCCGTCCCGCGAACGGCGAGGGCAGCGCCACCACGGCCTTGGCGGTCTCGACCTCCGCGATCGTCTGATTCAACTCGACGCTGTCGCCGACGGCCACCGACCAGGTCACCACTTCGGCCTCGGCGAGTCCCTCCCCGAGATCCGGGAGCCGGAATTCCAGAACGTGGCCGTCGTCTTCCACGGTGCGCCTCTCGGATCGGGTCGGCGGTCAGGCGGCGAGCGAACGGTCGACCGCGGCGAGGATGCGGTCGGCGTCGGGCAGGTGGTGCTTCTCGAGCTTAGCCGGGGGGTAGGGGATGTCGAACCCGCCGACGCGGAGAACCGGCGACTCCAGTTGATAGAAGCAGCGTTCGGTGATCCGCGCCGCGATCTCGGCGCCGAGCCCACCGAAGACGGGAGCCTCGTGCACGATGACCAGCCTGCCGGTCTTGTCGACCGATTCCTCGACGGTGTCGAAATCGATCGGGGCGAGGCTGCGCAGATCGATGACCTCGAGCGAATGCCCTTCCTCGGCGGCGATTTTCGCGGCCGTGAGCGCGGTGGCGACGGTGCCGCCGTAGGCGACGAGAGTGGCGTCCGCACCGGTGCGGCAGACCCTGGCCCGGTCCATCGGCAGCTCCGGCGGAGCGTCGAAGTCGACGTCGGCCTTGTCCCAGTAGCGCCGCTTCGGCTCGAAGAAGATGACCGGATCGTCCAGCGCGATCGCTTGGCGCACAAGGTGATAGGCGTCGGACGGATTGCTCGGCGTCACCACCCGCAGCCCCGCGGTGTGCGCGAAGTAAGCCTCCGGCGATTCCGAGTGGTGCTCCACCGAACCGATGCCGCCGCCGAACGGGATGCGAATCGTGATGGGCGCGACAACCTTTCCCTTGGTCCGGTAGTGGATCTTGGCCACCTGGGAGACGATCTGATCGAACGCCGGATAGACGAACCCGTCGAACTGGATCTCGCAGACCGGGCGGTACCCGCGCAGCGCCATGCCGAAAGCCGTTCCGACGATGCCGGACTCGGCCAGCGGGGTGTCGATCACCCGGTTGTTCCCGAAGTCCTTCTGGAGCGTGTCGGTCACCCGGAAGACGCCGCCGAGCTTGCCGATGTCCTCGCCCATGAGCACGACCTTGGGATCGTCCTCCAGCGCCCGGCGCAGCCCGGTGTTCACCGCGTTGGCGAAGGTGGTGATCATGGGCGGACTCCTTCCGTTCGCGCGGAGGACGCACCGGGATCGCCGGTCAGGTACTCCGCGTACTCCCGCCGCTGTTCGTCGAGCAGCGAGTGTGGTGTCGCGTAGACGTGGTCGAACAGCTCCATCGGCGCCGGGTCCGGCATCTCGATGGTCGCGGTGCGCAGCTGTCGCGCGACGTCGTCGGCGTGGGCGGCGACCTGCCGCGCCCAGTCCTCGTCGAACTGCCCCTCCCGCTCCAGCAGCCTGCGCACCCGGTCGATCGGATCGCGGCGCTTCCACTCCTCGGTCTCGGCCGCGGCGCGGTACCGGGTGGGGTCGTCGGCGGTGGTGTGCGGACCCATCCGATAGGTGAGCGCCTCGATGAAGGACGGCCCGCCGCCCGAACGCGCCCGCGCCACGGCCTGCCTGGTCACCGCGAGCACGGCGAGCACGTCATTGCCGTCGACCTGCACGCCGGGCATGCCGTAGCCGTAGGCGCGGCGGGCGATCGGCGTCGCGCTCTGGATCCGCACGGGGGCGCTGATCGCCCAGTGGTTGTTCTGGCAGAAGAACACCACCGGCGCGCTCCAGCTCGCGGCGAAGCCGAACGCCTCGGCGATGTCGCCCTGACTGGTCGCGCCGTCGCCGAAGTAGGCGATGGTCGCGATCTCGGCGCCGTCCAGGTTCGCGGCGTAGGCGTATCCGGTGGCGTGCAGGCCCTGTGAGCCGACCACGATGTTCGGGTTGGTCATGTTGACCGCGCCGGGGTCCCAGCAGGAGTGCGCCGCGCCGCGCCACAGCCGGGTGAGCTCGGTCGGCGAGACGCCGCGGCAGTAGGCGACGGCCGCTTCGCGGTAGCTGCAGAACACGTAGTCGTCGGGGCGCAGCGCGCGCGCCGAACCGACCTGGGCGGCCTCTTGGCCGAGCAACGGCGGCCACAGTCCCAACTGGCCCTGGCGCTGCAACGCGGTCGCCTCGACGTCGATGCGGCGACTCACGACCATGTCCTCGTACAGCCCGCGCAGCTCAGCCGGGCCGACGTCGGCGACGAGCGCCGCGTGCTGACGATCGAGAACGCGGCGGCCGTCGGGCTGGATCAACTGCACCGGGTACGTGGGCTTCTCCGCCATGACCGCTCGCCTCCTCATCCTGCGCCGAGCACGATGTGTCCTACCTCACAGCATCCACGAGAAGGCGGACTGCGCAAGTGACCGCTACACCAATGGGCAGAATGCTCAAATCGGTGGGTCCCGGTGGTGTCATACTGCGTTGTATGTCCAGTAAGGAACCCGTCGACGCCACGTTGGACGCCACCGACGCTCGCTTGTTGCTGGAGTTGGTCGCCAACCCGAGGGCGACCGGCGTGGAACTGGCGAACCGGCTCGGGCTGTCCCGCAATACCGTGCAGGCGCGGCTGTCTCGCTGGGAGGCCAGCGGCGTGCTCGGCAGCTTCGAACGGCGGGTGGAGCCGAGAGCGCTGGGCTATCCGCTCGCCGCGTTCGTCGCGGTGGTCGTCGATCAGCACCAATTGGACTCGGTGGTGGACGAACTCGCCGAGGTGCCGGAGGTCACCGAGGTGTGCGGCATGACCGGACTCACCGATCTCACCGTCCGCGTCGTCGCCCAGGACGCCGACGACCTGTATCGAATCGCCGGACAGATTCTGAAGATTCCCGGGGTGGAGCGGACCAACATGGCGCTGGTGATGCGGGAGCTGGTGGGGCCGCGGACCGCGCCGTTGCTGGATCGGCTGGCCGGGTCGAGTTGAATCCCCGTGCCCGTTACTGTGCGGGTATGGAGATTTCGGGCAAGGTCGCGATCGTCACGGGGGCGGGAGCGGGTATCGGTGCGGCGCTGGCGCGACGGCTGGCCGAGCGCGGCGCGCGGGTCGTTGTCGCCGACCTGAACGGGGAGTCGGCCGCCGCGGTGGCGGAATCCATTGGCGCGCAGGCGGTATCGATGGGCGGCGATGTCGCCGACGAGAAGGTCGTGCAATCGCTGATCGATCGCGCCGAGACCGAATTCGGTCCGGTGGACTTCTATTTCGCCAACGCGGGAATCGGCGGCGGTCCCGGACTGGAGAGCACCGACGAACAGTGGTCGGCCGCGCTGGAGGTGAACGTGCTCGCGCACGTGCGCGCCGCTCGGCTGCTCGTCCCGGGTTGGTCGGCGCGCGGCGAGGGATACTTCGTCGTCACCGCATCGGCGGCGGGGCTGCTGACCCAGATCGGCTCGGCGCCGTACTCGGTCACCAAACACGCCGCGGTCGGTTTCGCCGAGTGGCTCTCGGTCACCTACGGGGACAGCGGGATCCGGGTCAGCTGCGTGTGCCCGATGGGCGTCGACACCAAGCTGCTGCACGGCGATCTGATCCCCGGCGACGAGGCGGCCGCCGCGATGGCGATCAAGGCGGTCACGTCGGCGGGCGCCGTGCTCTCTCCCGAGGAGGTCGCCGATGTGGTCTTGGCGGGCGTCGAGGCCGAGCAGTTCCTGATCCTCCCCCACCCGGAGGTGCTGGAGATGTACCGCCGCAAGGGCGCCGACTACGACCGCTGGCTGGCGGGCATGCGCCGGTTCCAGAGCGCGCTGCGCGGGTAGCCGAGGGCCGCTGGCCAGGGGAACCGTCAGTCGGTGACGAGTTCGGCCGCCGCGGCGCGGACGACCTCCGGGATCTCGACCGGCTTGCGCGTCTCGGAGTCCACGTAGACGTGCACGAAGACGCCCGTGGCCGCGAGCTCGAGCGAGCCGTCGGCGTCGCGGAAGATCGCCAGGTCGTAGGTGATGCTCGAGCGGCCGAGCCGGGATATCCGCAGGCCGACCTGCAGCTGGTCCGGGAAGCTGATCGAGCCGAGGTACTGGCAGGAGGTCTGCGCGACCACGCCGAGCGCGGGCAGCTCCCTGATGTCGGTGCCCGTCGCGTGCATCAACCAGGCGTTCACCGCGGTGTCGAAGTACGAGTAGTACGTCACGTTGTTCACGTGGCCGTAGTGGTCGTTGTCCGCCCACCGGGTCGGCATCGGCCAGAGCACGGGATACTGCTGCGTCACCCGGCCGACGATAGCTCAGCGTGGGCAGCGCCCTGCCGGTGGTCGCGCGGACTCACCCCGAAGTGGCGTTTGAAGGCGGCGCTGAGCGCGAAGGCCGAACCATAGCCGACCTGGCGCGCGATCGCCTCGATGGTGGCGTCCGACTCCTGGAGCAGATCGGCGGCCAGCGCGAGGCGCCATTCGGTGAGGAAGGCCATCGGCGGCTCGCCGACCAGGTCGGTGAACCGCCGGGCCAGCGCGGCGCGCGAAACGCCGACCGCGTCGGCGAGGCTCGCGACGGTCCAGCCGTGCGCGGGATTGTGCTGGAGCAGGCGTAAGGCCTTGCCGACCAGCGGATCGCTGTAGGCGTGGTACCAGGCGGGCGCGTCGTCGCGGGCGAACCAGGCGCGCAGCGCGGCGATCAGCACCAGATCGAGAAGGCGGTCCAGCACCGCGCCCTGGGCGGGCTGATCCTTGGTCGCCTCGTCGGCGAGGATGTCGAGCAGGCGGCTGTCGAGATCGCCGTGCGACAGCACCGCGATCGGCGGCAAGGCGCGCAGCAGCCGCTGGCTCGCCGCGCCCGCGGACTCGTAGGTGCCGGTGACCATCATGGTCGCGCCCTCCGGGTCGGTGCCCCACTGGCGAACGCCGAGACTCAGCGTCTCGCAGAGGATCTCACCGTCGGGCGTCTTCGTGACCTGGCCCGGATGGATGATGATCTGCGGGGGCGTCGCGGGATCGTCGGCGACGGTGTAGGGATGTGGGCCGCGGAAGATGGCGACGTCGCCCGCGTGCAATTGGCGCGGCTCGCTCTTGGCCGAAACCTTGCTTCCCCGAGGCGAATTCGTTGCGTCGTCCGGAACGATCCAGGCGGTGCCGCGGATCATCGAGAGCACGGTGAGCGGCGCCTCGTCCTGGATGCGCAACGACCACGGCGGATCCAGCAGCGAACACATCAGGAACGCGCCCCTCGCGCGTGGGCCTTCGAGCAGACTGGCGAGCGCATCCACGTCTCCAACAGTAGACGCACGCGCATGGTCGGGAGCGGCTGAACTATGTTCCGTTCGACTGGACCGACCGCGCCACCTGGGGACCGGCGCTCGCCGATGTGGACGCCGTCTACCTGGCCTACCAGCCCGATCTCGCCGCGCCGGGGGCGCCGGACGTCATCCGGGCGTTCGCCGCGGCCGCGAAGACGGCCGGCGTGGGCAAGCTGGTGCTGCTGTCGGGGCGCGGCGAGCCGGAGGCGAGGTCTACGAACTCACCGGGCCGCGGGCGCTGTCCTTCGCCGAGGCGACCGCCGAGATCGCGAAGGACAGCGGCCGCGACATCCGGTTCGTCCCCATCACCCGCACGGAATTCGTTGCGGGATTGACGGAATATCGGGTTCCGGCGGACGAGATCAGCCTGCTCGACTACCTGTTCGGCGCGCTTCTCGACGGACGGAACTCCGCCACGACGGATGGCGTGCGGCGGGCGCTCGGGCGCGAGGCCAAGGACTTCGGTGAGTACGTCGGGGAGACGGCGGCGGCCGGGGGGTGGTCGATGGAAGAAGTTCCGGTGCCTGCCTGTTGAAATTGTCAGAAGCGAAATGTGACCACCCGCGGGCGTGGGGCTCAACGGCGCGCCCCACGCGACCGGACCAGCCCGGGCCGACGATGTCCCGAACCGGCCCCGCGGGTGGGTGCTGAGGGCCGAGTCGCGGCGGCGAACGGCCCACGGTTGGCGGATCAGTGCGCGTCGTCCGCGGCCCTGCTGTCGCGGTCTACCTCGACCACTGGCTGGGCCGGGGCGACGACCCCCGCCTTCCAGCAGCACAAGAGCATCGCGACGAGGGGGACGAACATGGCGGCGGTGAGCGGTATGAGTTCGGTGAGCCAGCCGATGACCGCGGGTCCCGCGAGCAGACCGAAGTAGCCGAGGCCGAAGACCCTGGCCATATCGGTGGCGGCTGTGCTGGTACCGAGATTGCCCGCGGCGGTGAAGATCTGCGGAACGCTGCCGGACAGGCCGAGGCCGCAGAGCGCCCAGCCGACGAGGGTCAGCGGCGTCCAGGCGGACAGCATGATGGTGCCGAGGCCGAGGGCGGCGAGCAGCGTTCCGTAGCGGACGACGGCGACCCGGCCGAACGCGCCGCTGACGCGATCCGCGGCGAAGCGACCCGCGGTCATGGTCACGGAGAACGCGCCGAACGCCAGCGCGGCGGTGGCTTCGTCCACGCCTAGGTGGCCGCGCATCTGCAGGGTGCTCCAGTCGGCGGCGACGCCTTCCGCGAGCAACACGGCGAACGCGATGGCGGCCAGTGCCAGCACCTTCCGTCCGTGCCCGGGTTCCGGCACGTCCGCCGCGTCCTCGGTGTGCGCGGGGCCGATGACTTCCGAGCCGGGCGGTTCGGACCGCTGGGGCGTGGCGGAATCGGCCAGCAGACGCGGCACGCTCGCGACGATCAGCGCCACACAACTCGCCGAGGCCAGCACGAGGGTGACGCGCACGTCCCAGCCCGCGCGCAATGCGGCGGCGCCGAGCAGGGAACCCAGCAGTCCGCCGCCGGAGAACAGGGCGTGGAACGCCGACATGATCGGGCGCCCGTAGGCCCGCTCGACCTGCACCGCTTGGGCGTTCATCGAGACGTCCAGCGCGCCGTTGCCGAATCCGAAGCAGGCCAGCGCCGCACCAAGCCACGCCGGGCTGGTCGCGAAGCCGGGACCGAGCACGGCTGTCGACGCGACGAGCGCGGCCGCGCCCACCAGCCTCTTGCTGCCGAACCGGTCCGCGAGCGGGCCCGCGATGCGCATGCCGACAATGCCCGCGCCCGCCATGAGCAGGATGAACATGCCAAGCGTCGAGTGCGAGACGCCCGTTCGATCGGTGATGACCGGGATGTGCACGACCCACATCGCCAGCAGCACACCGTTCACACCGAATACCGTGAACACCGCGCCGCGCGCCGTGCGTGTTCGACCATCGACCGATTTGGCTGGCACCAGTTCGACGGTACCGGGCTGTGGTCGAGCGCACACCGCTGTCGACCGACGCGCCTACAGGTACATCCCCGACTCCGATTCGGGGACGGTGGTATCGAGACTGGGCGCGCCGCCTTGGAGGGCAATGAGTTCCGCGAGGGAAAGGCCGTCGTCGGGGATCTGGGCGGGATGGTCACCGAGCCAGCGCCTCGCTTCGGTCGCGGAGAGGCGGCCGATCTCGAG from Nocardia bhagyanarayanae includes these protein-coding regions:
- a CDS encoding dihydrolipoamide acetyltransferase family protein; this translates as MEDDGHVLEFRLPDLGEGLAEAEVVTWSVAVGDSVELNQTIAEVETAKAVVALPSPFAGRVEELLAEPGETVAVGAPLIRVRVESSPSTARESATTGAPVPSSTGADAGAAVPPPDTADGNGRTSVLVGYGPEGEVESRRRRPAPEGRAAATPAARKLAKELGIDLWFVAGSGPNGAVTVDDVRGAVPVSQPRTATPTTDIATANRPAQTVTEPNAGVIRPAVREERAPITGIRKRTAAAMVASARTIPQASAFVTIDCTASMELLDHLRTTKSFAGLTLTPLALVAKATLAAIAEFPGVNAYWDEANQQIVTKHYVNLGIAVATDRGLLVPNLKEAQSLSLRDLCREIGWLAETARSGSATPADLRGGTFTITNVGVFGVDTGVPLVNPGEAAILCLGSIRKRPWVFRDELAVRWVTTLGVSFDHRMIDGELAARFLATTAGLLEDPLTLLSRI
- a CDS encoding alpha-ketoacid dehydrogenase subunit beta, with product MITTFANAVNTGLRRALEDDPKVVLMGEDIGKLGGVFRVTDTLQKDFGNNRVIDTPLAESGIVGTAFGMALRGYRPVCEIQFDGFVYPAFDQIVSQVAKIHYRTKGKVVAPITIRIPFGGGIGSVEHHSESPEAYFAHTAGLRVVTPSNPSDAYHLVRQAIALDDPVIFFEPKRRYWDKADVDFDAPPELPMDRARVCRTGADATLVAYGGTVATALTAAKIAAEEGHSLEVIDLRSLAPIDFDTVEESVDKTGRLVIVHEAPVFGGLGAEIAARITERCFYQLESPVLRVGGFDIPYPPAKLEKHHLPDADRILAAVDRSLAA
- the pdhA gene encoding pyruvate dehydrogenase (acetyl-transferring) E1 component subunit alpha; translated protein: MAEKPTYPVQLIQPDGRRVLDRQHAALVADVGPAELRGLYEDMVVSRRIDVEATALQRQGQLGLWPPLLGQEAAQVGSARALRPDDYVFCSYREAAVAYCRGVSPTELTRLWRGAAHSCWDPGAVNMTNPNIVVGSQGLHATGYAYAANLDGAEIATIAYFGDGATSQGDIAEAFGFAASWSAPVVFFCQNNHWAISAPVRIQSATPIARRAYGYGMPGVQVDGNDVLAVLAVTRQAVARARSGGGPSFIEALTYRMGPHTTADDPTRYRAAAETEEWKRRDPIDRVRRLLEREGQFDEDWARQVAAHADDVARQLRTATIEMPDPAPMELFDHVYATPHSLLDEQRREYAEYLTGDPGASSARTEGVRP
- a CDS encoding Lrp/AsnC family transcriptional regulator, with amino-acid sequence MSSKEPVDATLDATDARLLLELVANPRATGVELANRLGLSRNTVQARLSRWEASGVLGSFERRVEPRALGYPLAAFVAVVVDQHQLDSVVDELAEVPEVTEVCGMTGLTDLTVRVVAQDADDLYRIAGQILKIPGVERTNMALVMRELVGPRTAPLLDRLAGSS
- a CDS encoding SDR family oxidoreductase — translated: MEISGKVAIVTGAGAGIGAALARRLAERGARVVVADLNGESAAAVAESIGAQAVSMGGDVADEKVVQSLIDRAETEFGPVDFYFANAGIGGGPGLESTDEQWSAALEVNVLAHVRAARLLVPGWSARGEGYFVVTASAAGLLTQIGSAPYSVTKHAAVGFAEWLSVTYGDSGIRVSCVCPMGVDTKLLHGDLIPGDEAAAAMAIKAVTSAGAVLSPEEVADVVLAGVEAEQFLILPHPEVLEMYRRKGADYDRWLAGMRRFQSALRG
- a CDS encoding acyl-CoA thioesterase produces the protein MPTRWADNDHYGHVNNVTYYSYFDTAVNAWLMHATGTDIRELPALGVVAQTSCQYLGSISFPDQLQVGLRISRLGRSSITYDLAIFRDADGSLELAATGVFVHVYVDSETRKPVEIPEVVRAAAAELVTD
- a CDS encoding AraC family transcriptional regulator, encoding MDALASLLEGPRARGAFLMCSLLDPPWSLRIQDEAPLTVLSMIRGTAWIVPDDATNSPRGSKVSAKSEPRQLHAGDVAIFRGPHPYTVADDPATPPQIIIHPGQVTKTPDGEILCETLSLGVRQWGTDPEGATMMVTGTYESAGAASQRLLRALPPIAVLSHGDLDSRLLDILADEATKDQPAQGAVLDRLLDLVLIAALRAWFARDDAPAWYHAYSDPLVGKALRLLQHNPAHGWTVASLADAVGVSRAALARRFTDLVGEPPMAFLTEWRLALAADLLQESDATIEAIARQVGYGSAFALSAAFKRHFGVSPRDHRQGAAHAELSSAG
- a CDS encoding MFS transporter is translated as MPAKSVDGRTRTARGAVFTVFGVNGVLLAMWVVHIPVITDRTGVSHSTLGMFILLMAGAGIVGMRIAGPLADRFGSKRLVGAAALVASTAVLGPGFATSPAWLGAALACFGFGNGALDVSMNAQAVQVERAYGRPIMSAFHALFSGGGLLGSLLGAAALRAGWDVRVTLVLASASCVALIVASVPRLLADSATPQRSEPPGSEVIGPAHTEDAADVPEPGHGRKVLALAAIAFAVLLAEGVAADWSTLQMRGHLGVDEATAALAFGAFSVTMTAGRFAADRVSGAFGRVAVVRYGTLLAALGLGTIMLSAWTPLTLVGWALCGLGLSGSVPQIFTAAGNLGTSTAATDMARVFGLGYFGLLAGPAVIGWLTELIPLTAAMFVPLVAMLLCCWKAGVVAPAQPVVEVDRDSRAADDAH